Proteins encoded in a region of the Prunus persica cultivar Lovell chromosome G4, Prunus_persica_NCBIv2, whole genome shotgun sequence genome:
- the LOC18778243 gene encoding exocyst complex component EXO84C — MESSEEDDDFPSIESITPQSKVDSLYQSHTEKGIRKLCCELLDLKDAVENLCGNMRSKYLAFLRISEEAVEMEHELVELRKHISAQGILVQDLMTGVCHQLEEWNQSTTEVQPDPEIGELQDPLPIETDDHKIVLEKIDVLLAEHKVEEALEALDSEERNSPELKSSGDTSSTEGSSYRSAFLKRKAVLEGQLVEVTGQPFVSFPELKKALSGLIKIGKGPLAHQLLLKFYGSRLEKSIEALSPSCSVCPKTYPATLSKLVFSAISLATMKSGSIFGDNPVYTNRVVQWAEWEIEYFVRLVKENAPSSGTVSALRAASVCVQASLNYSLMLERQGLKLSKLILVLLWPFIEEVLELNFRRARKLVLDLVEADECMSFSPRFAAPLSAFTISSDRMLADSGIRFMCIVEDILEQLTPLTILHFGGNILSRISQLFDKYMDALIKALPGPSDDDNLTELKEFVSFRAETDSEQLAILGVAFTILEELLPNAVMNLWKQQSESGEPKSGSAENVTPIPSTSTELKDWRRHLQHSFDKLRDHFCRQYVLSFIYSREGKTRLDAQIYLNGDGDDLYGGSTPLPSLPFQALFAKLQQLAIVAGDVLLGKDKIQKILLARLTETVVMWLSDEQEFWGVFEDDTGPLQPLGLQQLILDMHFTVEIARFAGYPSRHVHQIASAIIARAIRAFSARGIEVQSALPEDEWFVETAKSAINKLLLGTEGSEVSEIDEDNIIPHDHIVLDSDDSVSSLSSVESTDSFASASMGELDSPRHFDDSEG; from the exons ATGGAGAGCAGCGAAGAAGACGACGACTTCCCATCAATTGAGAGCATCACTCCCCAGTCTAAAGTTGACTCTCTTTACCAATCCCACACTGAAAag GGAATTAGAAAGCTATGTTGTGAGCTGTTAGATTTAAAGGATGCAGTGGAGAACTTATGTGGAAATATGCGATCAAAGTACTTGGCTTTTTTGAG AATATCTGAAGAGGCTGTAGAAATGGAACATGAGTTGGTTGAGCTCCGAAAGCATATTTCAGCTCAAGGGATTCTTGTGCAGGATTTGATGACTGGTGTATGCCATCAATTGGAAGAATGGAATCAATCTACTACTGAAGTCCAGCCAGACCCTGAGATTGGTGAACTTCAGGATCCCTTGCCAATTGAGACAGATGATCACAAGATAGTTTTGGAGAAAATTGATGTTCTCTTAGCTGAGCATAAAGTAGAAGAAGCATTAGAGGCTTTAGATTCTGAAGAGAGAAACTCTCCAGAACTGAAAAGCTCTGGAGATACTTCATCAACTGAAGGATCCTCATACAGATCTGctttcttgaaaagaaaagcagtGCTTGAAGGTCAGCTAGTTGAGGTTACTGGACAACCTTTTGTTAGTTTTCCTGAGTTGAAGAAGGCCTTAAGTGGGTTAATAAAGATTGGAAAAGGTCCTTTGGCACATCAGTTACTGCTGAAATTTTATGGGTCCCGTCTTGAGAAGAGCATTGAAGCTCTTTCTCCTTCTTGTTCTGTCTGTCCAAAGACATATCCAGCAACTTTGTCTAAGCTCGTATTTTCTGCAATCTCACTTGCAACGATGAAGTCTGGTTCAATATTTGGTGATAATCCTGTTTATACAAACAGAGTTGTTCAGTGGGCAGAGTGGGAAATTGAATACTTTGTACGGTTAGTGAAAGAGAATGCACCATCTTCTGGTACAGTTTCTGCCTTACGTGCAGCTAGCGTTTGTGTTCAGGCTAGTCTCAATTACTCTTTGATGCTGGAACGGCAAGGCCTGAAACTGTCAAAATTGATTTTGGTGCTGTTGTGGCCTTTCATTGAAGAAGTTTTAGAATTGAACTTTAGACGGGCCAGAAAACTTGTCCTTGATTTGGTAGAAGCTGATGAGTGCATGTCATTTTCACCTCGCTTTGCAGCTCCATTGTCTGCATTCACAATATCATCAGATCGTATGCTCGCTGATAGTGGGATAAGATTTATGTGCATTGTTGAA GATATATTGGAACAGTTGACCCCTTTGACCATTTTGCATTTTGGGGGAAACATATTGAGTAGGATCAGTCAACTTTTTGATAAATACATGGATGCTTTAATTAAAGCCCTACCAGGACCATCTGATGATGACAATCTGACAGAGCTGAAGGAGTTTGTATCCTTTAGAGCTGAAACAGATTCAGAACAGCTTGCCATTTTGGGAGTTGCTTTTACCATTTTGGAAGAACTACTGCCGAATGCTGTAATGAACCTTTGGAAGCAGCAGAGTGAAAGTGGGGAACCAAAAAGTGGATCTGCTGAAAATGTCACACCTATTCCAAGCACTTCTACAGAGTTAAAGGattggaggcgccatcttcagCATTCATTTGACAAGCTACGAGACCATTTTTGTCGGCAATATGTCTTGAGCTTCATTTATTCCAGAGAAGGAAAAACACGATTGGATGcacaaatatatttaaatgggGATGGGGACGATCTCTATGGGGGCTCTACCCCTTTGCCTTCCCTTCCATTTCAG GCATTATTTGCGAAGCTGCAGCAATTAGCAATTGTGGCTGGAGATGTGTTACTTGGAAAAGATAAAATACAGAAAATTTTGCTTGCTAGGTTAACAGAGACAGTTGTAATGTGGTTGTCTGATGAACAAGAGTTTTGGGGTGTGTTCGAGGATGATACAGGCCCTCTTCAGCCACTTGGGTTACAGCAG TTAATTCTTGATATGCACTTCACTGTTGAAATTGCACGTTTTGCGGGTTACCCATCAAGGCATGTCCACCAGATTGCATCAGCCATAATTGCTCGTGCTATCAGGGCCTTTTCTGCTAGAGGCATAGAAGTGCAAAG TGCGCTCCCTGAGGATGAATGGTTTGTTGAAACTGCGAAGTCAGCAATAAACAAACTACTTTTAGGAACAGAGGGGTCAGAGGTGTCAGAAATTGATGAAGATAACATCATCCCTCATGATCACATCGTGTTGGATTCAGATGATTCCGTCTCTTCCCTCTCATCTGTAGAGTCTACCGACTCTTTTGCTTCTGCAAGTATGGGTGAACTTGATAGTCCAAGGCATTTCGATGATTCAGAGGGttga
- the LOC18779656 gene encoding probable RNA 3'-terminal phosphate cyclase-like protein: MGKISYKKLKGSQNLRQRLVLSLLSSTPVHIEDIHAEETWPGLRPHEVSFIRLLEKVCDDCSVEINDTGTKLKFKPGIVMGGRNLVHECSLSRAIGYYLEPLIVLGLFAKKPLNITLKGITNDSKDPSVDTFRSTTLPMLKHFGVPSEGLDLEILSRGSAPQGGGEVLLSVPVVQSLTAVTWTDEGMVKRIRGITFSTRVAVQFENTMVYAARGIFNPFLPDVHIFTDHRQGAQAGKSPGYGISLVAETTSGCCISTDTAVSYSRQEETAELEDEEKKELMSPEDVGVQMATVLLGEIEQGGVVDSTHQGLLFLLCALCPQDVSKVRVGKLSPYGIETLRNIKDFLGVTFVIKPDPSTGTVILKCVGSGFRNLSRRIS; this comes from the exons ATGGGGAAAATAAGCTACAAGAAGCTAAAAGGAAGCCAAAACCTAAGGCAACGTCTCGTATTGTCTCTGCTTTCGTCTACACCGGTTCATATCGAGGACATACATGCAGAGGAGACGTGGCCTGGTCTCCGTCCTCACGAGGTCTCCTTCATCCGCTTGCTCGAGAAGGTCTGCGATGACTGCTCCGTCGAAATCAACGATACTG GCACGAAATTGAAGTTCAAGCCGGGGATCGTGATGGGCGGGAGGAATCTGGTGCACGAATGCTCTCTGAGTCGGGCTATTGGTTATTACTTGGAGCCATTGATTGTGCTTGGTCTCTTTGCCAAAAAACCCCTGAACATTACGCTTAAAG GAATTACAAATGATTCAAAGGACCCATCTGTTGATACATTCCGGTCTACTACCTTGCCCATGTTAAAACACTTTGGAGTTCCCTCAGAAGGGTTGGACCTAGAAATACTGAGTCGTGGATCTGCTCCTCAAGGAGGTGGTGAGGTGTTGTTGTCAGTTCCGGTTGTTCAAAGTCTAACA GCAGTTACCTGGACTGATGAGGGGATGGTTAAGAGGATTAGAGGGATTACATTCTCTACAAGAGTGGCTGTGCAGTTTGAAAATACCATGGTATATGCAGCTCGTGGAATCTTTAATCCCTTTCTCCCAGATGTTCACATATTTACCGACCATAGACAGGGCGCGCAAGCTGGAAA ATCACCTGGTTATGGAATTTCATTGGTTGCGGAAACAACTTCTGGTTGCTGTATCTCTACTGATACAGCAGTTTCCTATTCACGTCAGGAAGAAACAGCTGAGCTTGAAGATGAGGAGAAGAAAGAGCTGATGTCTCCTGAGGACGTTGGTGTGCAAATGGCTACTGTTCTGCTCGGGGAGATTGAGCAGGGTGGAGTGGTAGATTCAACACACCAG GGTTTGTTGTTTCTTCTCTGTGCATTATGTCCACAAGATGTTTCAAAGGTTCGTGTTGGAAAGCTTTCTCCTTACGGGATAGAAACTCTCAGAAACATCAAAGATTTTCTCGGAGTTACATTTGTCATCAAACCTGACCCATCCACAGGGACTGTTATACTTAAGTGTGTGGGCTCTGGGTTTAGGAACCTATCTAGAAGGATTTCATGA
- the LOC109948980 gene encoding cyclic nucleotide-gated ion channel 1-like, with amino-acid sequence MERLPSYNNWWEMEEGEYTHHPRTITKIIFYVHAFVGCIVRILVEIIVSTLALVSSIVRDLLIFDLEYHPDEGSDEDSNSEKRKEEGPIRRIFFPPLTGKRILMLLCVAVSIDPLFFYIPVINNEKKCLAIDKNLRAAALCLRALPDAAFALHSISSGFRLYPFVELYSVQVFVYSFASILVAVFLMLPIPQLAIAVSFFKPGGSGHLGQIVTVNIFLFLYYVARIVLIRIYSQKVKYQYNIGIWFRASFNFFFYMVASNVLGGFWYLFSIQREISCWQSCRNGAGCRATYYCSDSTPRDITFLDELCPVNPQNAAIFNFGIFLEAIQSGITRSRHFPTKFFYCVWWGIRNLSNFGTNLQTSSYVWETCFAIVISITGLLLFLYLIGNVQIYMQHVKTKSLEDEEKTKNLKKKTMSKRRQIRGWMRDHGIPLDEARNIMQQIKYHKLVDDINTDEEVDLKYIFSVLYDSGRNLLQHHLCMETLKQVDHLRNMDEKMVKIICDHMKLKIFEDKEYIIEAEKPLEVMMITVEGLVQVYPSTRHAAAEAPSAQTFEEGVILGRELVDWAAMTTHDRPPISFQIVQCLTKVAAFVLKIEDLKRLVISKRIIFRRN; translated from the exons AGATCTTTTGATATTCGATTTGGAATACCATCCAGATGAAGGTTCAGATGAGGATTCAAACAgtgaaaagaggaaagaagaggGACCTATTAGGCGCATCTTCTTCCCTCCATTAACAGGGAAAAGGATATTAATGTTATTATGTGTTGCAGTGTCAATAGATCCGCTCTTCTTTTACATTCCAGTCATCAATAACGAGAAAAAGTGCCTTGCAATAGACAAAAACTTGAGGGCTGCAGCTCTTTGTTTGCGAGCACTCCCTGATGCCGCTTTCGCACTGCATTCTATAAGTTCCGGGTTTAGGTTGTATCCGTTTGTGGAACTCTACTCTGTACAAGTATTTGTCTACAGCTTTGCGAGTATACTAGTTGCCGTTTTCCTTATGCTGCCCATCCCACAG tTGGCAATAGCAGTTTCCTTTTTCAAGCCAGGAGGCTCTGGACATCTCGGCCAAATAGTAACCGTGAAcatcttcctttttctctatTATGTGGCAAGGATTGTACTAATTCGCATATACAGTCAGAAAGTCAAGTACCAATACAATATCGGAATATGGTTTCGAGCTtcattcaatttctttttctacatGGTTGCTAGTAAT GTACTTGGAGGCTTTTGGTACCTTTTTTCCATTCAACGTGAGATATCATGCTGGCAATCCTGTAGAAATGGTGCAGGATGTCGAGCTACTTATTATTGTAGTGACAGTACTCCACGAGACATTACATTCCTAGATGAGTTATGCCCCGTAAATCCACAAAATGCTGCCATATTTAATTTTGGAATATTTTTGGAAGCTATTCAGTCTGGAATCACGAGATCACGACATTTTCCAACCAAGTTCTTTTACTGTGTATGGTGGGGAATCAGAAATCTAAG TAACTTCGGCACGAATCTGCAAACAAGTAGCTATGTGTGGGAAACCTGCTTTGCAATTGTAATTTCTATTACTGGCTTGCTACTATTTTTATACCTCATTGGAAATGTGCAG ATATATATGCAGcatgtaaaaacaaaatcgTTGGAAGATGAGGAGAAGACaaagaatttgaaaaagaagacaatGTCGAAAAGAAGGCAGATACGAGGGTGGATGAGAGATCATGGCATCCCTCTTGATGAGGCGAGAAATATTAtgcaacaaataaaatatcacAAATTAGTAGATGACATAAATACTGATGAAGAAGTGGATTTGAAGTATATCTTCTCTGTTCTTTATGACTCTGGGAGAAACCTTCTCCAGCATCATCTCTGCATGGAGACCCTAAAACAA GTAGACCATCTTCGAAATATGGATGAAAAAATGGTGAAAATTATCTGCGACCACATGAAGCTAAAGATATTCGAAGACAAGGAGTACATTATTGAAGCGGAAAAACCACTTGAGGTGATGATGATTACTGTAGAAGGCCTTGTGCAGGTGTACCCGTCAACTAGGCATGCTGCTGCAGAAGCACCTTCTGCCCAAACTTTTGAGGAAGGTGTTATTTTGGGACGAGAACTTGTGGATTGGGCAGCGATGACAACCCATGATCGCCCCCCTATTTCCTTCCAAATTGTCCAATGCCTCACCAAAGTAGCAGCCTTCGTTCTCAAAATTGAGGACTTGAAAAGATTAGTCATCTCCAAACGCATCATCTTCCGGAGGAATTAA